The Prosthecobacter algae genome includes a region encoding these proteins:
- a CDS encoding ferritin-like domain-containing protein: MKLESLQTLYIHELQDLHSAEMQIKTALPKVIKAASSKELKEALKAHLEVTKKHVERLNDILASHDEKRESEKCKGMEGLLEECEGMLEEEGDDILRDLGIISGCQRVEHYEIAGYGNARTFAEQLGHADDIALLTETLEEEGAADEELTSVATVLLSQCDNEASDEEEEDDVPARKKAASSSR, from the coding sequence ATGAAACTCGAATCACTTCAAACGCTTTACATTCACGAACTGCAGGACCTGCACAGCGCTGAGATGCAGATCAAAACCGCTCTGCCCAAAGTCATCAAGGCTGCGTCATCCAAAGAACTCAAGGAGGCCCTCAAGGCCCACCTGGAAGTCACCAAAAAACACGTGGAGCGTCTCAATGACATCCTCGCCAGCCACGATGAAAAACGCGAAAGCGAAAAGTGCAAAGGCATGGAGGGCCTGCTCGAAGAATGCGAAGGCATGCTCGAGGAGGAAGGTGACGACATCCTGCGGGACCTGGGCATCATCTCAGGCTGCCAGCGGGTGGAGCACTATGAAATCGCGGGCTATGGCAATGCCCGCACCTTTGCCGAGCAACTGGGCCATGCCGATGACATTGCCCTGCTCACCGAAACCCTTGAGGAAGAAGGCGCCGCTGATGAAGAACTCACCAGCGTGGCCACCGTCCTCCTGAGCCAGTGCGACAATGAAGCCTCCGATGAGGAGGAGGAAGATGATGTCCCAGCCCGTAAAAAGGCGGCCTCTTCATCACGCTAA
- a CDS encoding CsbD family protein yields MTKLKIKGTWNETKGKLKQKYAELTDNDLLFEEGKEDELLGRLQQRTGETKEAIRRYIEEV; encoded by the coding sequence ATGACAAAGCTCAAAATCAAAGGCACCTGGAACGAAACCAAAGGTAAGCTGAAGCAGAAATATGCCGAGCTGACCGACAACGACCTTCTCTTTGAAGAAGGCAAGGAGGATGAACTTCTCGGCCGCCTGCAGCAGCGCACGGGTGAGACGAAAGAAGCGATCCGCCGCTACATCGAAGAGGTGTAA
- a CDS encoding CsbD family protein, with the protein MRVKGTWNEAKGKLKQKYAELTDDDLLYVEGKEDELYGRVQQRLGKNRAEVEKIFEEL; encoded by the coding sequence CTGCGGGTCAAAGGCACCTGGAACGAAGCCAAGGGCAAGCTCAAGCAGAAGTATGCCGAGCTGACCGACGACGATCTCCTCTATGTCGAAGGCAAGGAGGACGAACTCTATGGCCGGGTGCAGCAGCGCCTGGGCAAGAACCGGGCGGAGGTGGAAAAGATTTTTGAGGAACTCTGA
- the rpoN gene encoding RNA polymerase factor sigma-54 — protein sequence MSSNTLLQAPELSQHLSLELRQKLAVLQTPTHELDLLVRQEMQQNPVLELEGGIDASLESTAEDPVEDAWDEELSKLARRDEEWNPAPTRGVVTPEDEERRQFVMESLTKPVTLAEHVEGQLLGMRFDEEEKGDILRLLGHLNDNGWLKKPLAEIADEENRPLEELEFAQDMLLTLDPPGLGASDLRQCLMVQLEREKRTKTLEYHILDECFLLLSRRKFEEIAAHFDVELDDVQDAAMRITALNPRPARDFDETPAIGFHVQPEMTIEKQAGKWTVTIHKEVTPSLRISQFYKSMMAESAGKKDVRDFIRDHIKRGRFFIEMLQQRQQTIQKVAEHIVARQEDFFEIGPSYLKPMTMADIANEIGVHESTVSRTVAGKFANTPHGVFELRSFFTSGMATFSGEAVSGRTVEAALKEIIQAEDRGHPLHDKEIVERLAERGIRMSRRTVVKYRDRLGILPSALRRGL from the coding sequence GTGTCTTCAAACACCCTCCTGCAAGCCCCCGAACTTTCGCAGCATCTGTCGCTGGAACTCCGGCAGAAGCTCGCGGTTCTGCAAACGCCCACCCATGAGCTGGACCTTCTGGTCCGCCAGGAGATGCAGCAGAACCCTGTCCTGGAACTGGAAGGCGGCATTGATGCCAGCCTGGAGTCCACTGCCGAGGACCCCGTGGAGGATGCCTGGGATGAGGAACTGAGCAAGCTGGCCCGCCGGGATGAAGAGTGGAATCCTGCACCGACACGCGGTGTGGTAACTCCTGAGGACGAAGAGCGCCGCCAGTTCGTCATGGAGTCCCTCACCAAACCGGTGACCCTGGCCGAACATGTCGAAGGCCAGCTTCTGGGCATGCGTTTTGATGAAGAGGAAAAGGGCGACATCCTGCGCCTGCTGGGCCACTTGAATGACAATGGCTGGCTGAAGAAGCCTCTGGCCGAGATCGCGGATGAAGAGAACCGGCCGCTGGAGGAACTGGAATTTGCCCAGGACATGCTGCTGACGCTGGACCCTCCCGGCCTGGGCGCTTCCGATCTGCGTCAGTGCCTCATGGTGCAATTGGAGCGGGAAAAGCGGACCAAGACCCTTGAGTACCATATTCTGGACGAGTGCTTTCTGCTTCTTTCCCGCCGCAAGTTCGAAGAGATCGCCGCGCATTTCGATGTGGAGCTGGACGATGTGCAGGACGCGGCCATGCGCATCACAGCCCTGAACCCGAGACCAGCGAGAGACTTCGATGAAACCCCGGCCATCGGCTTCCATGTGCAGCCGGAAATGACCATCGAAAAGCAGGCGGGGAAATGGACGGTGACGATCCACAAGGAAGTGACGCCGTCCCTCCGCATCAGCCAGTTTTACAAAAGCATGATGGCGGAATCCGCTGGCAAAAAGGACGTCCGCGACTTCATCCGCGACCACATCAAGCGCGGCCGCTTTTTCATCGAAATGCTGCAGCAGCGGCAGCAGACCATTCAGAAAGTGGCGGAGCATATCGTGGCCCGGCAGGAGGACTTCTTTGAGATCGGGCCGTCTTACCTGAAGCCCATGACCATGGCCGACATTGCCAACGAGATCGGCGTGCATGAAAGCACCGTCAGCCGAACGGTGGCGGGCAAATTTGCCAACACGCCGCACGGTGTTTTTGAACTGCGCTCCTTTTTCACCTCCGGCATGGCCACCTTCTCCGGTGAGGCCGTGAGCGGCCGCACAGTGGAGGCAGCGTTGAAGGAGATCATCCAGGCCGAGGACCGTGGCCATCCTCTGCATGACAAGGAGATCGTCGAACGCCTGGCGGAGCGTGGCATTCGCATGTCCCGCCGCACGGTGGTGAAATATCGCGACCGTCTTGGCATCCTGCCCAGTGCACTTCGGCGCGGGCTTTAA
- a CDS encoding transglutaminase family protein produces the protein MTFKITCELDYTVTSPLTFLLNIRAQKNARQKVLEEKFHLTPTMPHVKHADEVTGNRFDQITAQVPGIYQVRYEALVENSPEILSRKDLVDTEVHEFSLEVLACLYASRYCQSDRLGNLAAQQFGHCETPIERVLAVIAWISEHIAYVSGSTNASTSAVDSLVERQGVCRDFAHLGIAMCRAMNIPARYFTAYAHELNPPDFHACFETWVGGRWLLWDATGLASPDGVVHIGTGRDAAEVSVCTSFGNLQLERQNITCEAMDENYQKLTAEQLQQVFISHA, from the coding sequence ATGACTTTCAAGATCACCTGCGAATTGGACTACACGGTCACCTCTCCTCTGACCTTCCTGCTGAACATCCGCGCCCAAAAGAACGCGCGTCAAAAGGTCCTCGAAGAAAAGTTCCACCTCACCCCGACGATGCCGCATGTGAAGCATGCAGATGAGGTGACGGGCAACCGCTTTGACCAAATCACCGCCCAGGTTCCCGGCATTTATCAGGTGCGCTATGAAGCCCTGGTGGAGAACAGCCCTGAAATCCTGTCCCGAAAAGACCTCGTTGATACGGAAGTACACGAGTTTTCACTCGAGGTCCTGGCCTGCCTGTACGCCAGCCGCTACTGCCAGTCCGACCGGCTGGGCAACCTGGCGGCCCAGCAATTCGGCCATTGCGAAACCCCGATTGAACGAGTGCTTGCTGTCATCGCCTGGATCTCGGAGCACATCGCGTATGTCAGCGGTTCCACCAATGCCAGCACCTCCGCCGTGGATTCCCTGGTGGAGCGCCAGGGCGTGTGCCGTGACTTCGCCCATCTGGGCATCGCCATGTGCCGGGCCATGAATATCCCTGCCCGGTATTTTACCGCCTATGCCCACGAACTGAACCCGCCCGACTTCCATGCCTGTTTTGAGACTTGGGTAGGTGGTCGCTGGCTGCTGTGGGATGCCACCGGTCTAGCCTCTCCCGACGGCGTGGTACACATCGGCACGGGCAGAGATGCCGCCGAAGTATCCGTCTGCACTTCCTTTGGCAATTTGCAATTGGAGCGCCAGAACATCACCTGCGAGGCGATGGATGAAAACTACCAAAAACTGACGGCGGAACAACTTCAGCAGGTCTTCATCTCCCACGCGTAA
- a CDS encoding PA2169 family four-helix-bundle protein, translating into MNAHSPNWPPEPAPSARSSPLFPAAQKATSQQAASIPAAGLTAIFQNLIKVTHDGEHGFQHAAAQVHDRALRDEFHKYARERRSMASELTQLMNLVGENTAVPSGSATAVFHRTWMSLRTVLSGEPNDQAILDEVERGEEAAEEAFHEVLDPTDLLPEAVRSGIETLAQKVHRAHERVRRLRDSGLYQRPHRGV; encoded by the coding sequence ATGAATGCCCATTCTCCAAACTGGCCCCCCGAGCCCGCTCCCAGTGCCCGGTCATCCCCGCTCTTCCCGGCTGCCCAGAAAGCCACCAGCCAGCAGGCGGCCTCCATTCCTGCCGCAGGGCTCACCGCCATTTTCCAGAACCTCATCAAGGTCACTCATGACGGCGAGCACGGCTTCCAGCATGCGGCCGCCCAGGTGCATGACCGCGCCCTGCGCGATGAATTTCACAAATATGCACGTGAGCGCCGCAGCATGGCCAGTGAACTGACGCAGCTCATGAACCTTGTGGGCGAAAACACCGCCGTCCCTTCGGGTTCCGCAACGGCGGTATTCCATCGTACCTGGATGAGTCTGCGCACCGTCCTCTCCGGAGAGCCGAACGACCAGGCCATCCTTGATGAAGTCGAACGCGGCGAAGAGGCGGCTGAAGAGGCCTTTCATGAGGTGCTGGATCCTACCGACCTACTTCCGGAAGCCGTTCGGTCAGGCATTGAGACCCTGGCCCAAAAAGTTCATCGCGCCCATGAGCGGGTGCGTCGTCTGCGGGACAGCGGCCTATACCAGCGGCCGCACCGCGGAGTTTAA
- a CDS encoding hybrid sensor histidine kinase/response regulator gives MSSASKNDPTSPRSTIMVVDDQPQNVKLVSDLLTVAMGYEVIEAESGYQALELLKKTVPDLILLDVLMPEQDGVETCKIIKENPTLTDIPIIFLSAADDKNLIVQALESGGVDYVTKPFSRAELLTRVRTHLALKKAHDSLKALAEDKDELLGILTHDLKNHLGGMQMSAQLLHDRLERHPTDDKCEHLVGNILLNTTQMLAFVKEFLANSLTERMIQFNAEPVNLAQAANQAVRQYQLAAERKEIEFVCQLNTPSSTIEADPTALKQVLDNLLSNAIKFSASGKKIFVSVSPMKGDCVECCIRDEGPGFTDEDKQHMFRRYARLTARPTAGEPSTGLGLSIVKKLVEAMHGHLLLDSTLGEGATFTVRLPKSRPTKRPNHELRP, from the coding sequence ATGTCTTCTGCTTCCAAAAACGATCCCACTTCGCCCCGATCCACCATCATGGTCGTGGATGACCAGCCCCAAAACGTCAAGCTGGTGAGCGATCTCCTGACCGTGGCGATGGGGTATGAAGTCATCGAAGCGGAAAGCGGCTACCAAGCGCTGGAACTGCTGAAAAAAACCGTGCCCGACCTCATCCTTCTGGACGTGCTGATGCCCGAACAAGACGGCGTAGAGACCTGTAAAATCATCAAGGAGAATCCCACTCTCACCGACATTCCCATCATCTTCCTCTCAGCGGCTGATGACAAAAACCTCATCGTCCAGGCCCTGGAAAGCGGCGGCGTGGACTATGTGACCAAGCCCTTCAGCCGGGCCGAACTGCTCACCCGCGTGCGCACCCATCTGGCCCTGAAAAAGGCCCATGATTCCCTCAAGGCCCTGGCCGAGGACAAGGACGAGTTACTGGGCATCCTTACCCATGACCTGAAGAACCACCTCGGTGGCATGCAGATGAGCGCCCAGCTCCTGCACGACCGGCTGGAGCGCCACCCCACCGATGACAAGTGCGAGCACCTCGTGGGCAACATCCTCCTCAACACCACCCAGATGCTGGCTTTCGTGAAGGAATTCCTGGCCAACAGCCTCACCGAACGGATGATCCAGTTCAATGCGGAGCCGGTCAACCTCGCCCAGGCCGCCAACCAGGCCGTGCGGCAGTATCAGCTCGCTGCCGAGCGCAAGGAGATCGAATTCGTCTGCCAGCTCAACACGCCCAGCAGCACCATCGAGGCCGATCCCACCGCCCTCAAGCAGGTCCTCGACAACCTGCTTTCCAATGCCATCAAATTCTCGGCCTCCGGTAAAAAGATTTTCGTCTCCGTCTCCCCCATGAAGGGCGACTGTGTGGAGTGCTGCATCCGCGATGAGGGACCCGGATTTACCGATGAGGACAAGCAACACATGTTCCGCCGCTATGCTCGTCTCACAGCCAGGCCCACCGCCGGGGAGCCGAGCACCGGCCTGGGCCTCAGCATTGTCAAAAAGCTGGTCGAAGCCATGCACGGCCATCTCCTGCTCGACTCCACCCTCGGCGAAGGCGCCACCTTCACCGTTCGGCTCCCCAAAAGCCGCCCAACCAAACGCCCGAACCACGAGCTCCGCCCCTGA
- a CDS encoding transglutaminase family protein has product MRRYHIEHRTIYRYSEPVRFGLHRMVLRPREGHDVQVVKHDLEVYPPAHFFWLTDLFGNSIALAEMPDMADRLEIINKVIIERVGGPEDAAPRQITRPSLVTLPVAYPQIEQPVVSGYLQSVYPEDQPVISQWVATQMESLPAGSAAEAVAHLNRCIHAQIRYRRREERGVQTPANTLTYATGSCRDMATLLMEACRSLGLAARFASGYLDAAAATAGRGSTHAWVEVYFPDNGWCGFDPTVGDALSPRHVTLGVSAHPRGVMPISGIYEGAPGCYLGMEVAVTIRQSLDDASPPEVLVPSGIS; this is encoded by the coding sequence ATGAGACGTTACCACATCGAGCACCGCACCATTTACCGTTACTCGGAGCCGGTGCGCTTTGGCCTGCACCGGATGGTGCTGCGGCCGCGTGAAGGGCATGATGTGCAGGTGGTGAAGCATGACCTGGAGGTCTATCCTCCGGCGCACTTTTTCTGGCTGACCGACCTTTTTGGCAACAGCATCGCCCTGGCCGAAATGCCAGACATGGCCGACCGGTTAGAAATCATCAACAAGGTGATCATCGAGCGCGTAGGCGGCCCGGAAGACGCGGCACCACGCCAGATCACCCGTCCCTCCCTAGTCACCCTGCCTGTGGCCTACCCGCAAATCGAACAACCAGTTGTCAGCGGGTACTTGCAATCGGTGTATCCGGAGGATCAGCCGGTCATCAGCCAGTGGGTGGCCACTCAAATGGAAAGCCTGCCCGCAGGCTCAGCCGCTGAGGCTGTGGCCCATCTCAACCGCTGCATCCATGCCCAGATCCGCTATCGGCGGCGTGAAGAACGTGGTGTGCAGACCCCGGCCAACACACTGACCTACGCCACCGGATCTTGCCGGGACATGGCCACTCTGTTGATGGAAGCCTGCCGTTCCCTGGGGCTGGCCGCCCGCTTTGCCAGTGGCTATCTGGATGCAGCCGCGGCTACCGCAGGTCGCGGATCCACCCATGCATGGGTGGAAGTCTATTTTCCAGATAACGGCTGGTGCGGTTTTGATCCCACTGTGGGGGATGCCCTGTCACCCCGGCATGTGACCCTCGGCGTCAGTGCCCACCCGCGCGGGGTCATGCCCATCAGTGGCATCTATGAAGGGGCGCCCGGCTGCTACCTGGGTATGGAAGTGGCCGTCACCATCCGCCAAAGCCTGGACGATGCCAGCCCGCCCGAAGTCTTGGTTCCGAGCGGCATTTCATAA
- a CDS encoding sigma-54 dependent transcriptional regulator, with the protein MDFLVIDDEKSIRDATCMLIDDEGHYAEPVVNTAGALARLKEEKYDAILLDLNLGPENGLDLLDLLVKHHPQIPVVMFTAQGTVKMAVEAVRRGALDFLEKPFTREEFRAVLARLARFRQMSQRIETLEKEVKEVRQQSGPEPRFDFETPVMKSVMDVLMRAARAPAAILILGESGTGKSVVAKAIHQQSHLKDKPFVTVSCPALSKELLQSDLFGHVKGAFTGAIRDTWGKIKQAEGGTLFLDEIGELPLEIQPQLLRLLQEREYERVGETVTRKADVRIIAATNRDLKESVRNRTFREDLFFRLNVISVEMPPLRHRQSDLLRIAEYYTEHFASQVGRKLHGISEAAKRRIASYGWPGNLRELRNAIERAVILANTDQLEADDFPTEVHGGSSVSSSPASLGSNGGSMNFGAWEGMTLQQIEEACIKHTLETASSLAEAAVILGIDQATLYRKRKKMGLDAKAVH; encoded by the coding sequence ATGGATTTCCTAGTGATTGATGATGAAAAGAGCATCCGTGACGCCACGTGCATGCTCATAGATGACGAGGGCCACTACGCTGAGCCCGTGGTGAACACCGCCGGTGCCCTGGCCCGCCTGAAGGAGGAAAAGTACGACGCCATTTTGCTGGACCTCAACCTGGGGCCTGAAAACGGCCTGGATCTGCTGGATCTTCTGGTGAAGCACCACCCCCAGATCCCCGTCGTCATGTTCACCGCCCAGGGCACCGTCAAGATGGCCGTGGAGGCCGTGCGCCGCGGGGCCCTAGACTTCCTGGAAAAACCCTTCACCCGTGAGGAGTTCCGCGCCGTGCTCGCCCGCCTGGCCCGCTTTCGTCAGATGAGCCAGCGCATCGAAACCCTTGAAAAAGAGGTCAAGGAAGTGCGCCAGCAAAGTGGGCCTGAACCGCGTTTTGACTTTGAAACACCCGTCATGAAATCCGTCATGGATGTGCTCATGCGCGCCGCCCGCGCACCCGCTGCCATCCTGATTCTCGGGGAAAGCGGCACGGGCAAAAGCGTGGTCGCCAAGGCCATCCATCAGCAGAGCCACCTCAAGGACAAACCCTTCGTCACCGTCAGTTGCCCTGCCCTGTCCAAAGAACTGCTGCAGAGCGACCTCTTCGGCCATGTCAAAGGTGCCTTCACCGGTGCCATCCGCGACACCTGGGGCAAGATCAAGCAAGCCGAGGGCGGCACCCTCTTCCTCGACGAAATCGGCGAACTGCCGCTGGAGATCCAGCCCCAGCTTCTGCGCCTGCTCCAGGAACGTGAGTATGAGCGTGTGGGTGAAACCGTGACACGCAAGGCTGATGTCCGCATCATCGCCGCCACCAACCGCGACCTGAAGGAAAGCGTGCGCAACCGCACCTTCCGCGAAGACCTCTTCTTCCGCCTGAACGTCATCTCCGTCGAGATGCCGCCCCTCCGGCATCGCCAAAGCGACCTCCTGCGCATCGCTGAATATTACACCGAACACTTCGCCTCCCAAGTAGGGCGCAAGCTCCACGGCATCTCAGAGGCAGCCAAACGCCGCATCGCCAGCTACGGCTGGCCCGGCAACCTGCGTGAACTGCGCAACGCCATCGAGCGGGCCGTCATCCTGGCCAATACCGACCAACTGGAGGCCGATGACTTCCCCACCGAAGTGCATGGCGGGTCCTCCGTTTCCTCATCGCCAGCTTCCCTCGGCTCCAATGGGGGCAGCATGAACTTCGGTGCCTGGGAGGGCATGACCCTCCAACAGATCGAAGAAGCCTGCATCAAGCACACCCTCGAGACTGCCTCCAGCCTGGCTGAAGCGGCTGTCATCTTGGGCATTGATCAGGCCACCCTCTACCGGAAACGGAAAAAGATGGGGCTGGACGCCAAAGCCGTCCATTGA